In Cyanobacterium stanieri LEGE 03274, the genomic window GCGGTACAGGGTTAGGATTAGCCATTTGTAAAAGTTTAATTGAGCTGATGGGGGGAACAATATGGGTAGAAAGTCAGAACAAAATCGGTGGCAACCCCCCCGAATATTGGACTATGCCCCTCACCAACCACCCCGGCTCAACCTTTTATTTTACCCTTAACCTTCCCATCCATCGCCAACCCTCCATCGGCCATCCATCTAGCCCCCCGAAAAATATTACCAACCCCCAAAAAAGCTCTTCCAAGCTCAAAATTCTCCTCGCCGAAGATGATCGGGTAAATCAAAAAGTAGCCCTACTCATGCTCAAAAAAATGGGCTACAAAGCCGATATTGCCCTTAATGGTTTAGAGGTATTGGAAAAAGTCGCCCAAAAAAATTATGACCTTATCCTTATGGACTTACAAATGCCCCACATGGGCGGCATTGAAGCAACCCAAGAAATTAGAACCATGAATCGCCCCCAACCCTACATTATCGCCCTCACCGCCAACGCCCTCACCGAAGATCAACAACAATGCCAATCCGTTGGCATGAACGATTTTCTTAGTAAACCCCTACAACTTAATCAACTGCAAAGGGCGATCGAACTCATGCTACAATGTCCACCCCAAAAATAACCCCACTTCTATTGACTTAAAATATAATATTCGTTATCATAATAGGTTGGAAAGTCAAAACAATATATTAATTTGGCTCAAGCCGAAGACAGCAGGAGCAATAATGCTTAAAAAATTCCTGCCTAGGTTGATGCAGATACTTATAAAAGGTAAGATTCTTTCCCTAGAATCAAACCAACTATATTAAAAATTATCTTATAAATCATCAACCAAAAACCCGGCTAGAAATAGTAAGGGTTTTTTATTTTTAAGTCGGTTCATGGCAATGATTGAATAAAACTCAACCACTGTCCAAACCACAAAAATTAAACACCTCAGGAGGTGAGAACAATATCTAAATCCCTTGAAAGCAAAAAGAAAGAAGTAGCCGATCTTAAAGGTTTACTCGCTGAATCTCAACTAGCATTAGTCATCGATTATCAAGGGCTTAGTGTTGCTGAAATTAGCGATTTGCGTAATCGCCTAAGAGAAAAAGGCGGTACTTGTAAAGTGACCAAAAACACTTTAATGGGTAAAGCCATCGAAGGAGACGCAACTTGGGAACCCATGAGTCAATTTCTCAGCGGTTCTTCCGCTTTTGTTTTAGCAGACGCAGAAAACCTCGGCGGTACAGTAAAAGCCTACCAAGCATTCCTCAAAGATCGCAAAAAAAGCGAGTGTCGTGGCGGTGTAATGGAAGGCAAAGCCCTTACCAAAGAAGAAGTAAAAGCCCTAGCTGACTTACCCACCAAAGAAGAGCTTATCGGCCAGATTGCTGGTTCTATCAATGCTATCACTGCGAAAATCGCCCGTAGCATTAACGAAGTTCCTAGCTCCTTGGCTCGTGCGGTGGATGCCGTTAAATCCCAACAAGAAGACGCAGCCTAAGTTATATACTTTTGACTGTATTTTTTCTAATTAAAATAAAATAGGAGATCAAATCTAATCATGTCTGATAAAGTAGCAAATATTGTTGAAGAATTAAAAACCCTAAGTCTTTTAGAGGCTTCCGAATTAGTTAAACAAATCGAAGAAGTATTTGGCGTAAGTGCCGCCGCTCCCGTTGGTGGAATGATGATGGCCGCTCCCGCTGCAGCAGCTGGTGAAGAAGCTGAAGAAAAAACTGAATTCGATGTTGTTCTCGAAAGTTTCGGCGATGCTAAAATGGCTGTTCTTAAAGTCGTTCGTGGTATCACTGGCTTGGGCTTAAAAGAAAGCAAAGAGTTAGTAGAATCTGCTCCTAAAGCTATTAAAGAAGGTACTAGCAAAGAAGACGCTGAAGCTATCAAGAAACAGTTAGAAGAAGCTGGTGCGAAAGTATCTATCAAATAATTGATGTTAACGCCCTCGGGCGTTGGGCAAGGGGTAATAAGCCCCTTGTTTTATTTGGGAAGGAGGCAAACTATTTGCCTTCTTTTTTATTAAATATTTATTCTTTCACTTTTTGTGGCAAATCCATAATATTAAAGACTTTTGGGATGATTTAAGATAATTGATATTTTCCGTCTGCCTCAGGGGCATCCACACGGGGTAAACCCATGCTATAGTTAAGTACTCTAGCGTTAAGGTTATAACTAATTTCTCCTTTGCTTAATAAATCACGAATTAAATGCTCTAAATCAGAGCCAATACGACGAAGGTTATAATCTGTTAAATCTTCACCGCTATAACTTTCCACTAGATCATCAAATTTACGATATATTTTTTGTAAAGTAACTTCATCCCAGTTAAATTCATTATCAGGATCAACATCTAAGGTTAAAACGTTATTAGAAGGTACTAGCTCGTTATTTTGTACTTCGGCTGAATAAATTCTAACGTGTCTAGTGGTAGCTTTAGTTAACATAAAATTAATTACTATAGATTGTTTTATCCTAAATAATACCAAAAAACTTGGGTTTAAAGCCTTTACTATTAATTATTAATAGCTTTGGGAATTTTAGTTGATGTTTGATTCCATTTATCAAAAACATTTACAATGGATGAGTAGAGCCTATGAACAAGCCCAAGAAGCGGGGCAACAAGGAGAAATACCCGTTGGGGCAATTATCGTAGATGAAAATAATCAATTAATTGCGATCGCCCATAACCGTAAAGAAAAAAAGCAAGATGCCACAGCGCACGCCGAAATCTTAGCCATTAATCAAGC contains:
- a CDS encoding NAD(P)H-quinone oxidoreductase subunit M, which codes for MLTKATTRHVRIYSAEVQNNELVPSNNVLTLDVDPDNEFNWDEVTLQKIYRKFDDLVESYSGEDLTDYNLRRIGSDLEHLIRDLLSKGEISYNLNARVLNYSMGLPRVDAPEADGKYQLS
- the rplL gene encoding 50S ribosomal protein L7/L12 translates to MSDKVANIVEELKTLSLLEASELVKQIEEVFGVSAAAPVGGMMMAAPAAAAGEEAEEKTEFDVVLESFGDAKMAVLKVVRGITGLGLKESKELVESAPKAIKEGTSKEDAEAIKKQLEEAGAKVSIK
- the rplJ gene encoding 50S ribosomal protein L10, with product MSKSLESKKKEVADLKGLLAESQLALVIDYQGLSVAEISDLRNRLREKGGTCKVTKNTLMGKAIEGDATWEPMSQFLSGSSAFVLADAENLGGTVKAYQAFLKDRKKSECRGGVMEGKALTKEEVKALADLPTKEELIGQIAGSINAITAKIARSINEVPSSLARAVDAVKSQQEDAA